DNA sequence from the Actinomycetes bacterium genome:
GCTCCTTGTAGCCGACCTGGCCGTTCTCCAGCCGGTGGATCTTCCATTCGGATGCGCGGATCGCCTCGCCGGCCTGCTCGCGGGTGATGCCCTGCTCGGTGCGGAGCCGGCGGAGCTGGGCGCCGACCAGCATCCGCCGGATGGTCGGGCCACCGCCTGACTGAACCTCGGTCACATGCCGCCTCCCCTCCCGCGGCCAGGTCAGCGCACAGTATGCCATTTCGCTCAGGTTGCGTAAGCAGCGCACTTTGCTTCTGCACTTGGCATTTGTGGGCCCTCGCCGACGCGGGAAGGTCGAACTCGTCCTGTGCCACAGCGCTCCGGGCCGGGAGGAGCACCTACCGCCAGGTCAGGGCAGGGTTTCCCACGAGCGCGCCGACCATGGCGCCGGAGGGAAACAGCGGCTGTAGGGTTCGCTGTTCGGGCACGTGATCCACAACCGGATGGAGCTGAGGTCATTCGAGCATGTTGAGCAGGGACTCTCCCTACCCGCTCAACGCTCGAAGCGGGTCGTGCTCAGGCGTCCGCTCCACGACCCGCTGGGCCTTGCCAAGCTCGACCCGGGGGATGGTCCCGCCGGGCAGCACCCGCACCTCGGTCGACAGCCCCAGGCGCTGCAGCAGTGCCGCATCCACGTCGGCGGCGACCCGCTCGCGCTCGGCCTCCTCGGTGTCGGCGCAGATCGACCAGCCGGCCGCCAGCTCGCAAGCCACGACCAGCTTCGGCATGGTCGCGGTTCGGTCGACCACGAGCAGGTAGTGGGGCGCGACCGCCCGCTCGGCGACCAGGACCGCCTCGACCTCGCTGGGGTAGACGTTGACCCCGCGGATGACCAGCATGTCGTCCCTGCGGCCGGTCACCTTGGACATGCGGACCAGCGTCCGGCCGCACACGCAGGGCGAGGGGTCGAGCGCGGCGATGTCGCCGGTCCGGTAGCGGAGGAGCGGCATCGCTTCCTTCGTGAGGGTCGTGAAGACCAGTTCTCCGCGGGTACGCGGCGGCAGCGGCGCGCCGGTGTCAGGGTCGATCACCTCGACCAGGAAGTGATCCTCGTTCACGTGAAGGCTGCAACGCACCGCATTGCCAGGTGATTGCGGTATGCCGGCATGGGCCTCCACGCACTCGCAGGCGACGCCGGGGCCGATGATCTCCGACAGCCCGTAGATGTCGAGCGCCTTGATGGGCAGCAGCTCCTCGAGCTGGCGGCGCATGCCTTCGCTCCACGGCTCGGCCCCGAAGATGCCGACGCGCAGCGCGATCTCGTCCCTCGCGATGCCGGCCTCGCCCAGCGCCTCCCCCAGCCGCGCCGCATACGAGGGCGTGCAGCACAGGACCTCGGGCGCGAGGTCGTGGATCAGGGTGACCTGGCGCTGGGTCTGGCCGCCGGAGACCGGGACCAGCGTGCAGCCCATGCGCTCGGCCCC
Encoded proteins:
- a CDS encoding helix-turn-helix transcriptional regulator gives rise to the protein MAYCALTWPREGRRHVTEVQSGGGPTIRRMLVGAQLRRLRTEQGITREQAGEAIRASEWKIHRLENGQVGYKE
- a CDS encoding phenylacetate--CoA ligase, with product MWDQRAEAMSADERAVLQAQRLAALVGRLLEASPFYRGRLAGAGVEPGATVGLDDLGSLPFTTKADLWQHYPWGLLTVPREQVVRVHGSSGTGGRPTLVSYSRADLDLWAEVCARALGCAGARPGTVVHNAYGYGLFTGGLGMHAGAERMGCTLVPVSGGQTQRQVTLIHDLAPEVLCCTPSYAARLGEALGEAGIARDEIALRVGIFGAEPWSEGMRRQLEELLPIKALDIYGLSEIIGPGVACECVEAHAGIPQSPGNAVRCSLHVNEDHFLVEVIDPDTGAPLPPRTRGELVFTTLTKEAMPLLRYRTGDIAALDPSPCVCGRTLVRMSKVTGRRDDMLVIRGVNVYPSEVEAVLVAERAVAPHYLLVVDRTATMPKLVVACELAAGWSICADTEEAERERVAADVDAALLQRLGLSTEVRVLPGGTIPRVELGKAQRVVERTPEHDPLRALSG